The following are encoded together in the Pseudodesulfovibrio indicus genome:
- the rpsT gene encoding 30S ribosomal protein S20 translates to MANHKSAMKRHRQSLKRRARNRVSKTRIKNTVKAVRLAIEEKDTTKAQELLKEASSVLDKAARKNVIHSRQAQRRIARLQTAVNKIAE, encoded by the coding sequence TTGGCTAATCACAAGTCCGCCATGAAGAGGCATCGTCAGAGCTTGAAGCGTCGCGCCCGCAACCGTGTTTCCAAGACCCGCATCAAGAACACCGTGAAGGCCGTTCGTCTTGCGATCGAGGAAAAGGATACCACCAAGGCGCAGGAGCTGCTCAAGGAAGCCAGCTCCGTGCTGGACAAGGCCGCGCGCAAGAATGTGATCCATTCCCGCCAGGCCCAGCGCCGCATCGCCCGCCTCCAGACCGCCGTCAACAAGATCGCGGAATAG